In Brassica rapa cultivar Chiifu-401-42 chromosome A06, CAAS_Brap_v3.01, whole genome shotgun sequence, a single window of DNA contains:
- the LOC103872024 gene encoding uncharacterized protein LOC103872024, whose translation MYFFGLSKEQVLSQRHVVSCKETSKQNPTSTVTLFGRQVYPVKRESSNLSNGCMRIQDIDLRLPADHYTCNEEKEALATSWSGKRNPRIVIDLEQLPTAEDEDSISYATVKSPETKPSFLAHQSLLQEDGCDKASDMESGLLDLNSFPDADELVSEPRCCFLQDLNCPYIEETDTSCEKSGIDDETTPLCSPKSQNVREKDGTASPASDTSCCTTEDNLRRGSSPRAPDPSCRTRLEFPLLPEKERCNEEEEDFSEVIQMAAESLVHISSVSYRNQEPVSRTSSLSQDQDLKCCSCDSYELHTLGISETNTEEDLCVSSMAMDELNNITRDGNKEMGLKLRRGRRMKHFQKEILPNLTSLSRHEIREDINILEAVLRSREYKKMQGKTKDVIKLGANQKNKRSVSQRYVGKRRRKHE comes from the exons ATGTATTTCTTCGGTTTGTCCAAAGAACAAGTGTTGTCACAGAGACATGTTGTATCATGTAAAGAGACTTCTAAGCAGAATCCAACCAGTACGGTCACTCTCTTTgggagacag GTGTATCCAGTGAAAAGAGAGAGCTCCAATCTCAGCAATGGATGTATGAGGATTCAAGACATCGATCTTCGGCTTCCTGCAGATCACTACACTTGTAATGAGGAGAAAGAAGCGTTAGCCACAAGCTGGAGTGGCAAGAGAAACCCAAGAATTGTTATTGATCTTGAACAACTTCCCACAGCAGAGGATGAGGATTCCATTAGCTATGCCACTGTGAAAAGTCCTGAAACAAAACCATCATTCTTGGCTCATCAATCTCTCTTACAGGAGGATGGTTGTGATAAAGCAAGTGATATGGAGTCAGGTTTACTGGATCTTAATAGTTTCCCTGATGCTGATGAGTTGGTTTCCGAGCCTCGTTGCTGTTTCTTACAAGATCTGAACTGTCCTTACATCGAAGAGACAGATACTAGCTGCGAGAAGAGTGGTATAGATGATGAAACTACGCCGCTTTGCTCTCCTAAATCCCAAAACGTCCGTGAAAAAGACGGTACTGCATCTCCAGCTTCAGATACATCTTGCTGCACCACTGAAGACAATTTAAGAAGAGGCTCCTCTCCTCGAGCACCAGATCCTTCTTGCCGTACCAGGCTTGAGTTTCCTCTCTTACCAGAGAAAGAACGTTGCAACGAGGAGGAGGAAGACTTCTCTGAAGTTATTCAGATGGCAGCTGAATCATTAGTCCACATATCATCGGTTTCATATCGAAATCAAGAGCCTGTGTCGAGAACCAGCAGCTTATCTCAGGATCAAGACTTGAAATGCTGTTCCTGCGATTCATATGAGCTACACACGTTAGGTATAAGCGAAACCAACACGGAAGAAGACTTGTGCGTGTCATCAATGGCTATGGATGAGCTCAACAACATCACAAGAGATGGCAACAAAGAGATGGGACTGAAGCTGAGAAGAGGGAGGAGGATGAAGCACTTTCAGAAGGAGATACTCCCTAACTTAACGTCTCTCTCTCGGCACGAGATCCGTGAAGACATTAACATCTTGGAAGCGGTTTTGAGATCAAGAGAGTACAAGAAGATGCAAGGGAAAACGAAAGATGTCATCAAACTCGGAGCGAACCAGAAAAACAAACGTTCAGTGTCACAGAGGTACGTTGGTAAGAGAAGGCGAAAACATGAATGA
- the LOC103872025 gene encoding protein NRT1/ PTR FAMILY 6.3, which yields MHLGNATAANTVTNFLGTSFMLCLLGGFIADTFLGRYLTIAIFAAIQATGVSILTLSTIIPGLQPPRCNPTTSSHCVQASGIQLTVLYLALYLTVLGTGGVKASVSGFGSDQFDKTEPKEQSQMTYFFNRFFFCINVGSLLAVTVLVYMQDDVGRKWGYGLCAFSIVLALSIFLTGTNRYRFKKLIGSPMTQVAAVIVAAWRNRQARVAVGPVVSIRLGRCYRS from the exons ATGCATTTAGGCAATGCAACAGCGGCTAACACCGTTACCAACTTCCTCGGAACTTCATTCATGCTCTGTCTCCTCGGTGGCTTCATAGCTGACACCTTTCTTGGAag GTACTTAACGATTGCTATATTCGCCGCAATCCAAGCCACG GGTGTTTCGATTTTAACCCTCTCAACTATTATACCGGGACTTCAACCACCAAGATGCAACCCAACGACGTCGTCACACTGCGTACAAGCAAGTGGAATACAACTGACGGTTCTGTACTTAGCCTTATACCTCACTGTCCTAGGTACAGGAGGTGTGAAGGCAAGTGTCTCCGGTTTTGGGTCAGACCAATTCGATAAGACTGAACCGAAAGAACAGTCACAAATGACCTATTTCTTCAACCGCTTCTTCTTTTGTATAAATGTTGGCTCTCTTTTAGCCGTGACGGTCCTTGTCTACATGCAAGACGATGTTGGACGCAAATGGGGATATGGCCTTTGTGCATTTTCAATCGTACTTGCTCTAAGCATTTTCTTGACCGGAACAAATCGCTACCGTTTCAAGAAGTTGATCGGTAGCCCAATGACTCAAGTTGCGGCGGTTATTGTGGCGGCATGGAGGAATAGACAGGCTCGAGTTGCCGTCGGACCCGTCGTATCTATACGACTTGGACGATGTTATCGCAGCTGA